One part of the Panulirus ornatus isolate Po-2019 chromosome 73, ASM3632096v1, whole genome shotgun sequence genome encodes these proteins:
- the LOC139748359 gene encoding uncharacterized protein yields MSCANGKVNYEAVPLPCEPRPEQDTNPTPDMSGGDADAPVTVVNTGASLNNLGDAGILAWDPDTARLLKVVDGESLEGLQSLLEAGIHVNGHGGAFHETALHHAAQNRWAAGVRFLLSAGASVYAKNQFGQTPLHYAAASKCTTIIKLLLESGRPGVLDHRDMRGHTPLHDASASGCVNAITILLKAGAMVRAKDSNGETPLHKAARAHSVPCMVALLNAGADMAACDDNGESVLSYTLHHLPGTMDAVFDYCLVTNSPKINTKTLEVTMNFLPLTITNGKNQIQNLQSFVDLGHAKLLSHPLCEAFLLLKWMNVRRLFLIEVILYLLFAVLTTVLTFNKFVWTTSNTNQSVLISKRGEEWEAWGKEHVKTQWGLRPLETETEKCLKGIVITFLVVILIQQFLTLLQNRLAWFRSLSGVLHVMITVMVIAVVLTPVPEKWQHHLASWLMLVMWTECMILIGRFPSCGIYVVMFTRVAKVFLRIFLIYFCLLLAFSSAFYVALHSKEKSEVGGPDHVVFSNPILTFVKTLTMMIGELDFGEEFVSGLSHLVFTGHAIFLFFVILVSIILSNLLVALAVNDVQGLRKSAHLERLIKQTELVFHMEKNFSIAAYIADHVKVPKLYELLIKVANVCDYDCYNTRVFLLPNNPKKSNKLFMLENKKFREITLPSHLLANVNKCLRTREAEAHDHKSNSTRVKRESRIRRGEYQRNNDEDVKANLKDLEANVIEVVSEKMEEMADSHASLSRRLAALEDNLEKLTSLLAQRASDSAPGGSAGEEGT; encoded by the exons ATGTCTTGCGCCAACGGGAAGGTGAATTACGAGGCCGTTCCTCTGCCCTGTGAACCACGTCCCGAGCAGGACACGAACCCAACACCCGACATGTCGGGTGGAGACGCAGACGCCCCCGTCACCGTGGTCAACACAG GTGCGAGCCTGAACAACCTGGGTGACGCTGGTATACTGGCCTGGGACCCGGACACGGCCCGACTCCTGAAGGTGGTGGACGGCGAGAGCCTGGAAGGTCTGCAATCGCTCCTGGAGGCGGGTATCCACGTCAACGGGCATGGGGGAGCGTTCCACGAGACGGCCCTGCACCACGCGGCACAGAACCGGTGGGCGGCTGGCGTGCGCTTCCTGCTCTCCGCCGGTGCCTCAGTCTACGCCAAGAACCAGTTCGGCCAGACTCCGCTGCACTACGCCGCCGCCTCCAAATGCACGACGATCATAAAGCTGTTGCTGGAGTCTGGCAGGCCCGGCGTGCTGGACCACCGGGACATGCGAGGCCACACGCCCCTCCACGACGCCTCAGCCTCGGGCTGCGTCAACGCCatcaccatcctgctcaaggccGGGGCCATGGTGCGCGCCAAGGACAGCAACGGCGAGACGCCCCTGCACAAGGCCGCCAGGGCGCACTCGGTGCCCTGCATGGTGGCGCTCCTGAACGCGGGTGCGGACATGGCCGCCTGCGATGACAACGGGGAGTCGGTGCTGTCGTACACGCTCCATCACCTGCCGGGCACGATGGACGCGGTCTTCGACTACTGCCTGGTCACCAACTCCCCCAAGATCAACACCAAGACCCTCGAGGTGACCATGAACTTCCTGCCGCTCACCATAACCAACGGGAAGAACCAGATACAGAACCTGCAGTCGTTCGTGGACCTGGGCCACGCCAAGCTCCTGAGTCACCCCCTGTGCgaggccttcctcctcctcaagtggATGAACGTGCGGAGGCTCTTCCTGATCGAAGTGATCCTATACCTACTGTTTGCCGTGCTCACCACCGTCCTGACCTTCAACAAGTTCGTGTGGACGACGAGCAACACCAACCAATCCGTCCTCATCAGCAAGcgaggggaggagtgggaggcCTGGGGGAAGGAGCACGTCAAGACGCAGTGGGGCCTCCGACCCCTCGAGACCGAGACGGAGAAGTGCCTGAAGGGGATCGTCATCACATTCCTGGTGGTGATCCTCATCCAGCAGTTCCTGACGCTGCTGCAGAACCGGCTGGCGTGGTTCCGCTCCCTCTCGGGCGTCCTACACGTCATGATCACCGTCATGGTCATCGCCGTGGTGCTCACGCCCGTGCCGGAGAAGTGGCAGCACCACCTGGCCTCCTGGCTCATGCTCGTCATGTGGACGGAGTGCATGATCCTCATCGGTCGCTTCCCCAGCTGCGGCATCTATGTGGTCATGTTCACCCGCGTGGCCAAGGTCTTCCTCCGCATCTTCCTCATCTACTTCTGCCTCCTCCTGGCCTTCTCCTCCGCCTTCTACGTCGCCCTCCACTCTAAGGAGAAGAGTGAGGTGGGCGGGCCTGACCACGTGGTGTTCTCCAACCCGATCCTGACCTTCGTTAAGACACTGACCATGATGATCGGCGAGCTGGACTTTGGCGAGGAGTTCGTGAGCGGTCTGTCCCACCTGGTGTTCACAGGGCAcgccatcttcctcttcttcgtcatcctcGTCTCCATCATCCTCTCCAACCTGCTGGTGGCCCTCGCTGTCAACGATGTCCAG GGCCTGAGGAAATCCGCCCATCTGGAGAGGCTCATCAAGCAGACCGAGCTGGTCTTCCACATGGAGAAGAACTTCTCCATTGCTGCATACATCGCCGACCACGTCAAGGTGCCAAA GTTGTACGAACTGCTGATCAAGGTTGCCAACGTGTGCGACTACGATTGTTACAACACCCGGGTCTTCCTCCTGCCCAACAACCCCAAGAAG tcgAACAAGCTCTTCATGCTGGAGAACAAGAAGTTCCGCGAGATCACCTTGCCGTCGCACCTCCTGGCCAACGTAAACAAATGCCTCCGGACCCGGGAGGCGGAGGCGCACGACCACAAGAGCAACAGCACCAGGGTCAAGAGGGAGAGTCGCATCCGGCGGGGCGAGTACCAACGCAACAACGACGAGGACGTCAAGGCCAACCTCAAGGACCTGGAGGCCAACGTGATCGAAGTTGTCAGCGAGAAAATGGAGGAGATGGCCGACTCGCACGCCTCTCTCAGCAGACGACTGGCGGCCCTGGAGGACAACCTGGAGAAACTGACGAGTCTCCTTGCTCAGAGAGCTAGTGACTCTGCTCCTGGAGGGAGCGCAGGCGAGGAGGGAACCTGA
- the LOC139748360 gene encoding uncharacterized protein: MFLGVVVVWVVGSSVASALADKLPPPPFPGVPARYDFTYGVVHDPTETDFGHQESRDGGKTTGHYYVVLPDGRIQVVKYTADDQGFVAEVSYDEDAGDVKRIPPPPPPAPVLPPPPPPGPPAPVFPPPPVFVPAPKPAPPPPPPPRPHYPQPPTPYRPYFPPHHHYHAPHAHHYRRP, translated from the exons ATGTTCCTAGGG GTCGTCGTGGTGTGGGTCGTGGGGTCGTCAGTCGCCAGCGCCCTGGCCGACAAGctgcctcctccacccttccctggG GTGCCCGCGCGGTACGACTTCACGTACGGCGTCGTGCACGATCCGACGGAGACCGACTTCGGCCACCAGGAGTCCCGGGACGGAGGGAAGACCACGGGCCACTACTACGTCGTCCTGCCCGACGGACGCATCCAGGTGGTCAAGTACACAGCCGACGACCAGGGCTTCGTGGCCGAGGTGTCGTACGACGAGGACGCAGGCGACGTGAAgcgtatacctcctcctcctcctcccgcacccgtcttacctcctcctcctcctccggggccCCCAGCGCCAGTCTTCCCGCCTCCTCCTGTATTTGTTCCCGCCCCAAAgccagcccctcctcccccaccaccgccaAGACCAcactacccccaaccccccacgccATACCGCCCCTatttcccccctcaccaccattaccacgccccccacgcccatcactaccgCCGCccgtaa